GGCGCAGGCGGGGCGCGCCTCACCCGCATCCGGTGGACGCGCGGGCGCGCTCAATACGGCGCGGCCACCACGAGCATCACGAAGCCCATGGCGCCCGCGGCGCACACGCTGATCATCCCGAACTGCTCGCCGCGCCGGCGCAGCTCGTTGAGCAGCGTAACCGTGATTCGCCCGCCCGTGGCGCCGAACGGGTGGCCGATTGCGATGGAGCCGCCCATCACGTTGATGCGGTCCTCGGGCGGAATCCCGATCGCCTTGTCGCGCCCCAGCCGCTCGCGCGCGATCTTGTCAGAGTCGAACCACTGCAGGTTGGAGAGCACCTGCGCCGCGAATGCCTCGTGGATCTCCAGCAGGGCGATGTCCTTGATGGTGAGCCCCGCGCGGTCCAGCGCCACGGGCGCGGCGTACACCGGCCCCTGCAGAAGCTGGTCGTTGGGGGCCAGCGCGGCGTACGCGTAGCTGCGGATGAAGCCCAGCGGCCTGTAGCCCAGCGCGGCCGCCTTCTCCTCGCTCATCAGCAGCACCGCCGACGCCCCATCCGTCAGCGGCGACGCGTTGCCGGCCGTCACGGTGCCGTAGCGCTTGTCGAACACCGGCCGCAGCGACGACAGCTTCTCCAGCGAGGTGTCCGCGCGGATGCCGTTGTCCTCCTGCAGCACCTTGTCGTACTTCGGGGGGATGTACGCCGGGGCGATCTCGGCTGTCAGCCGCCCGTCCGCCGTCGCCGCGGCGGCCAGCTGGTGCGAGCGCAGGGCCCAGCGGTCCTGCTCCTCGCGGGTGATCCCGTTCTGCTGCGCCATCTGCTCGGCGGACTCGCCCATCGTCATCCCCGTCGTCGGCTCGGCGATGGCGGGGGTCACGGGGCCCAGGTGCTTGAGGCGCAGCGTGGCGAACGCCTTCAGCCGCTCCGGCAGGGTGCGCGCCTTGGACGCCCTCACCAGCGCGTTGCGGAACTCGGGGGAGAAGAGGATCGGCACGTCGGTTAGCGACTCGGCGCCGCCGGCGATCACCACGTCCGCCATCCCCAGCGCGATCTGCTCCGCCGCCGAGGTGATCGCCTGGTTGGACGACGCGCAGGCGCGCCCCACCGTGAACGACGGCACCCGCGGCGGAATGCCCGAGCCGAGCGTGACCTCGCGCGCGATGTTCGGCTCCTTTACCGACTGGATGACGGTGCCGTACACCACGTGGTCGATCAGCTCCACGTCCAGCTCGGTGCGCGACAGGAGCTCGCGCACGGCGATCTTGCCGAGCTGCGTGGAGGTCATGTCCCTGAAGTCGCTCCCCGACTTCGCGAAGGGCGTCCGGCACCCGTCGATGATGGCGACCCTGCGCCCGATTCCGTTCATCCGAATCCCCTCATTCAGGTGGAGCCCCGCGGAACCCCGCAATCTTTCCCTGAACTCCGCTCATAACAAGGGGAACCCCGGTCTCACGCGGAGGCGCGGAGGCCGCGGGGAGAGAACGACGCGGGTGCCATGCGGTTGCGCTTGCCCCGCCATCAACGCGGACAGATGTTCTTGTCTCGCAGTTCCGTTGAGGCTAATTTACCCCCTGCTGCTCTCCGTTCGCGTCGCACGGATCGCGGCAGCACACCGCTTCCTCCGTTCCAGCCCCACTCGCGTTCCCGCAGTCCCCCGCCGCTCCGCATCCCAGCCCGGCGGACGCGCACTTCATCTTTCCCTGGATGGCCCTCAATGACGAAGCACCCTTGGCTCCGCACGCTCGCCCCCGTTCTCGCGGCCGTGGCGTTCGCCGCCTGCGACCGTCCGGCAACTGGCCCGCTGGGCGCCGCGCGCGCGCCCGGAGAGCTGGCGCCGGTGCACTCCGCGGGCCCGGCGGCGATCCCAGGCCGCTACATCGTGGTGCTGGAGAACGGCGTCGCCAGCGCCGCATCCGTGGGCCGCGAGATGGTGGCGGCGCACGGCGGGCGTCTCCACTACAGCTACGAGAACACGATCAAGGGCTTCGCGGCCAACCTGAGCCCCGCCGCCGTGGAACAGCTTCGGCGCAATCCGCAGGTGAGGTACGTGTCGGAGGACGGCTGGGTCACCCCCGACGAGACGCAGCAGAACAACGCGACGTGGGGGCTCGACCGCATCGACCAGCGCGCCCTGCCCCTGAGCACCACGTTCAGCTACACGCCCACCGGCGCCGGCGTAAAGGTGTACGTGATCGACACCGGCATCCGCACCACGCACACGGAGTTCAACGGCCGCGCCAGCGTGGGCGCCGACTTCGTGGGCGACGGGCAAAACGGCCAGGACTGCCACGGCCACGGCACGCACGTGGCCGGCACCATCGCGGGCAGCACGTACGGCGTGGCCAAGAGCGCCAGCGTGGTCGCCGTGCGCGTATTCGGGTGCTCGGGCGGCGCGGCGACCTCCACCATCGTCGCCGCCGTGGACTGGGTGACGGCCAACGCGCAGAAGCCCGCCGTGGCGAACATGTCGCTGGGTGGCAGCGTGAGCGCCCCCATGAACGACGCGGTGGCCGCCTCCATCGCCTCGGGCGTCGTGTACGCGGTCGCGGCCGGCAACGAGAGCACGGACGCCTGCTCCCGGTCGCCGGCGAGCACCCCCACCGCGCTCACGGTGGCGTCGTCGACCTCCGCCGACCTGCGCTCGTCGTTCTCCAATTATGGAAGCTGCGTCGACCTCTTCGCGCCGGGGTCGAGCATCACGAGCGCGTGGTCCACGGGTGACGCGGCCACCAACACCATCAGCGGCACCTCCATGGCGACCCCGCACGTGGCCGGTGTAGCGGCGGCGTACCTGGAGGACCACCCGACCGCCACCCCCGCCGCGGTGGCGCAGGCGATCCTCGCCTCGGGCACGGTCGGCGCGATCGGCGACGCGGCCGGCTCGCCCAACAACCTGCTGTACTCCAGGCTCACGCCGCCCGTGCCGGCGCCCTCGATCGTGCTGAACAAGTCGTCGCTCTTCTTCACCTTCCTGCGCACCCAGGGCACCGCCGCCGCCGCCCCGGCCGAAAACGCCCCGGCGCAGCGGTTCACGGCCTCCGGCGAGGGCGCACCCAGGCAGGCGGCGGAGGATGCCGGCGCCGTCTACGGCGCCACGCTCGCGGGCTCCACGGCGTCGCTGCCCGTCATCCTGAGCAACGGCGGGACGCTGAACCTGAACTGGACCGCGTCGAGCGACCGCCCCTGGCTGTCCGTCGCCCCCGGCGCGGGGATGCTCACGCCCGCCTCGTCGACCACCCTGAGCGCTACGGTGTCCAGCGCCTCGCTCACCGCGGGCAGCTACACCGGGAAGGTGGCGGTGCGCGACACGGCCGCGGGCATCCCGTCGCGCTTCGTGGACGTCACGGTGCAGGTGACCGACGTACTGCCGCTGCAGTCCGGGACGCCGCGTACCAACCTCTCGGGCACGTACGGAAGCGAGACGTACTACGCCGTCACCGTGCCGAATGGCGCCACGAGCCTCTCCGTCACAATCAGTGGCGGCACCGGTGACGCCGACCTGTACGTGCGGTACGCCGAGCCTCCGACGCAGGCCGCGTTCGACTGCCGGCCGTACCTGAACGGCAACGTCGAACGCTGCGACCGCTCGATGCCGGCCGCGGGCACGTACTACGTCATGCTTTACGGGTGGTCGTCGTACTCGGGCGTGACGCTGTCGGCCAACGTCACTGTGCCCGCGGTGCCCGTGGCCCCCGCCAACCTCGCCGCCGCCATCGCGGGGCCGGCGAAGGTGGGGCTGACCTGGACCGACCTCTCCAGCAACGAGATGGCCTTTTCGCTCTCTCGCCGGGTGATGACGGGCGACACCACCTGGAGCCCGTGGCAGTACGTGTCCTCGCCGCTGGCGAACATCACCGCCACCGCGGACAGCGCGCTGAGCGCGGGCGCCACCTACCAGTACCGCATCAGCGCCTGCAACGATGCGGGGTGCTCGGCGGCTTCGCAGAGCTCGCCCGTGACGCTCAGCGCTCCCGCCCTTCCCACGGGCGCGGCGGCGGCGGCCGTGGCGGCCAACCGCATCCAGGTGACCTGGACGGACGCCAGCACCACCGAGACGTCGTTCACCCTCGCGCGCCGCCTGGTGAACCCGGACCGTTCCCTGGGCCCGCCGCAGCCGATCGGCTCGGTGTCGGCCAACGCGACGGTGTTCGCGGACAGCACCGTCACGCCGGGCCAGACGTACCGCTACCAGGTGCGCGCCTGCAACCTGGCCGGCTGCTCCGCCGTGGCGGCCACGGCGAACGTCACCGCCCCCACCATCCCGGTGCCGCCCACGAACGTCGTGGCGGCCCTGGCGGCGGGCTCGGGGGTGCAGGTGACCTGGACCGACGCCAGCGCCAACGAAACCTCGCTCACCGTTGCGCGCCGCACGATGAACCCGGATGGGTCGATGGGACTGTCGCAGACCCTCGGCAGGCTGGCGGCGGGCGCGGTGAGCTTCACCGATGCGACCGTCACGGCGGGCCAGACGTACCGCTACTTCGTCCGCGCCTGCAACGTCGCCGGGTGCTCCGCTCCGGGGGCCAGCGCCAACCTGGCCATCCCGGCTCCCTGACCGTCGGCAGCGCCAAACGGAAAGCCGCCCCCATACCCGAACCGGGTGTGGGGGCGGCTTGCGTGTGCTGCACCCGCGTGCGCGCACCAGATCACCCGCCGACGACTGTCACCTCTTCGAAGACGGCCGTCCGCCCGGGAATGATGGGTAGGCGCACGAGCTCCTGGCCGAGATCCTCGCCCGCCGGCCCGATACGCCGCGCGGGAACGTCCTGGTACGACGGCTGGACCGCCGCGGCGATGAGGGTTTGGCGGCCCTGTACCCGGCTCAAGTAGAGCGTGGAAATGGTGCGCATCTCTGCGCCGGCGGCCGTACGCACCCGCACGTCGCGATCGAGCGAGAGCTTCCAGGCTCCGTTCAGCGGCCCCTCCGGGATGTTCAACATCACTAGATCGGGAACCTCGATCACGCGGGCTCCCGTCGCCCGGCCCACACGAACCACCGCCTCTTCTGGGCCGAGAAGCGAGCCATTGCCGTCGAGAGCCGCGCCGATTGGTACGCCCGACGCCACGAACTCCATCCCGCTCTGGCGCGGCATGTCGAGCTTTCCGTCTGGATGAATCCCGACATCGTTGGAATACGCGGACACCGCCACGAGCACCTCGGGCTCACGCCCAGTCGCCAGCGTAAAGAGGTAGAAGGGCCCGAATGCGCGCCGGAACGCCGGGTGGTAGCCCTCGGGGAAGAGCTCGTACGGCGTGTGCACGAAGAAAACGCGGCTGTCGGCTCTCAGGCGAGTGACGTCGATGGCACGGCCTCGTTCCCTGTCCCAGAACGGTTTCGAGGCAGGGCCAAAGCTGAGCACGAAGGAAGCGGCAAGTTCCCGGGCCCGCTGTTCCGTAATGATCGCGGCCGAGGAGGGCGCGGTTGCCTGTGGGTACGTGAACAGCCCATCGCTGCCCAGCCGCTGTTCCGCCGAACCGGCGACGTACTGCCGCACCTCCTCCGCGTCGCCCGGCGAGCCCGTGGGACCTTCAGAGCACCCGAGGAGCAGTACGGCGCACGACACCGGGATTGCGGCCGCCAATCGGCGGGATGTGCCAAACATCAGCCCTCCCCCAGCTCGGATTTCAGGACGGCCCGCATGTCAGCTGCGGCGGAACGGGCTGGCAACCGGGATCGTTGTCACCGAATCCGTGGACGTTGAGTGCATGCGCGTCGAACTCGCCTGCGCTGTCCTGTGCCCTGACCTCCAGGCGGTGCCAGTTTTCTCCCGGGTACGAGCTCCACGTGATGCCGCTGCCTGCATAGATGTCGTCCAGATACCAGTCGAACGTGTAGGTCCCCGTGCCTCCCCTCGCCGTCGCGCTCCAGGTCTGAGCTCCCTGAGAAGCGTACACCACTGTGGGGCCGTCGATCGTCGCCTCGATCCCGCCCACGTTCAGCGACAGTACCGCGGCGACCGTGCTCCACGTCTGGTCGGTGACTTCGACACGGAGATTCGAATCGCCAGTGCCGACCGTGCCCGTGTAGGTCGGGCTGCTCCCAACGAGCATTCCATCACGATACCACGCGTACGTGAAGCCGGGGTAGCCGCCCGTCACGGGTGCGCTCCAGGTCTGAGTAGTGTTGGGCGGTGGGATCTTCTCACCGACCAGCCGAGTCGACAATGTGGTCTGTCGATACCTGAGCGTGGTTCTCCCTTGCGCGAGCTTGTTCCCCGTCTGGCTAGACGCGTGGAACGTCACCAGGTCCGTGTCAGTGAACGTTCCCGCACCCGACGCCGCCACGAATTCGGCGCGCGGAACGGCATACCGGTTCCCTACGAAGTCGCGGAGGAAAATCGTCAACTCGCTCTCGACCTCCTTGCCGGCGGAGTTCCTCACCTTCACGGATGCATAATACATGTCCTCGGTGCCACGGTCCCAGATCTTCGCCGCCGCGTATTTCTTCTCGATGCCGGGGTTCGCCAGCGGGACCGGGCACTCTGCTGGGATCACCAGCTCAAATTCCAACTCGTAGAGTCCGGCGTTCTCTTGTGAAACCGCGCAGTTCGCGATCTCATCATCGCCGCCACAATCCGCCGCCGCCAGGGCCGTGCAGGCCAGCAGTACCGCTACGGATCGAAGCATGTCACTCTCCTCCCCGCACGAGGTCCACTCGCTCGTAGGAGGCGGACTCGCCGTCCACGATTGGCAAGTCGATGGGCACGGGACGCTGGCTCTGCCCGGACACGTCCACCCCGAAGCTGCGCAGCGTGCGCCCGTTTCCCGGCACCGCTGCCATCATCCTCCGATCTCGCTCGGGGCCAACGAAGATCTGGCGCGTGCGCCTGACGCCGCCCGCTCCCTTCACCGACACATCGCGGTCCAGCGTCAGCTTCCACATCGAGGAAGCGGGAGAATATGGCAACGGGGGCCGAACCAGCTCCGGCGTGGTGACGACGCGGGCCCCAGTGGCACGCCCCACGGACTCCACCGCTTCTTCGGGAGAGATCATTCGTACTTGGGTGGTGTCGATCGGGAGTGCATGGGAGACGAACTCCATCCCCCGGTGCTGCGCCCTGTCGATCAGTCCACGGTTGTTGACCTTCGTTCCCTCGTTGTAGGCGGCTACCGAAATCAGCAGCACGGGCGTCGAGGCGGAGTAGAGGGTCACCAGGTAATACGGGCCATGGACGCGCACTATGGCCGGATGTTGGCCGCTCGGAAGCTCCCCATAGGGGGTACGCGCGAACACCGTGCGCGGCCCGAGGGTGAGGTTCGAGATGTCGATTGCCTCGCCGCGCTCCTTCGACCAGGAGGCCTGTAGCGACGGACCCCAGCTCTTCACGGATGCGAGCGCGAGCCGGCCGGCCTCTTCAGAAGTGATGATGGGACGGCTTCCCGGTGCCTCCGGTTTTGGGAGGTCGAAGAGCCCTTTCGAGTTCAGGCTCACCGCCGCGGCACCGGCGACGTAGGGTCTGAGAGTCTGCGGCGCCATTGAGGCGCCGGAAATAGCGTCGTCGGGGTCGTCGCACGCTCCCAGGAGCGTGGTAGCCGCGAGCGCCGTGAGGAGGTGGCGCAGAAGGTGAGTACAGCTACGGAATGGATGGTGGAAAGGCAGGAACATGCGTACCTCTGGGGAGCGCCGCTGAAGCCGAAGGGCGTGCGGATACAGGGTGTGGCAGTCCTAAAATGATAAGTAGGCGTGAGATTCGGGTCAATGTAAATTGTTTCACCAAGTGATCCCACAGAGGACAAGCACTCCCATCCTGGAAAAGCCGCACCGCCCCACATCTTCTGAGCGTGGGATGGTTCCCGGGGCGGCTTCCTGCTGGGGCAGACTACTCGGACGCGCGCTTCTCCGCCTCCGCCAGCGCGTCCCAGCCGAGCATTGCGCACTTCACGCGGCGCGGGAGCTTGGCGACGCCGGCCAGCGCCCGCATGTCGCCGAGCGCGCGGTCGCGGGCGGCCTCCTCGTTGCCGTGCATCAGGTCGCGGAAGCGGTCCGCCACGGCGTGGATCTCGTCCCACGACTTCCCCACCGCGTGCTCGCACATCATCGAGGCGGCGGCCTGCGAGATCGCGCACCCTTGCCCCGAGAAGCGCACGTCCTCCACGATCCCCTCACGCACGCGCACGGTCAGAAAGATGTCGTCACCGCAGAGCGGGTTCCTCTCCGCCACCGCCGCGCTCGGCTCCTCCACCTCTCCCCGGTGCTTGGAGGAGCGGTAGTGCTTCAGGATCAGCTCCTGGTAGACGGATTCGAGCGGCAGGGACATGGGACTGCGGGGAATGGGGAATGGGTTTTGGGGAATGGGAACGGCATGGAGCGCGGAAAATGGGGTGGTTTTTTACCATTCCCCCATTCCCCAATCCCCATTCCCCTCTTTCACAGTCCGAACAGCTTCCGCGCCCGCCCCAGCCCGTCCATCAGCCGGTCCACGTCGTCCACCGTGTTGTACAGGTAGAACGAGGCGCGCGCGGTGGAGCCCACGCCCATGCGGCGCATCAGCGGCTGGGCGCAGTGGTGGCCGGCGCGGATGGCGATCCCCTCCGCGTCCAGGATGGTGCCCAGGTCGTGCGGGTGCACGTCGCCCAGGGTGAAGGAGATCACCCCCGAGCGCTCCGCCGGGTCGCGCGGGCCGAAGACGGTGAGGTCCGGGACGTCCGCCATCCGCTCCAGCGCGTAGGCGAGCAGCGTGCGCTCGTGGGCCAGGATGGCGTCGCGCCCGATGCCGGCCAGGTACTCCGCGGCCGCGCCGAGGGCCACCGCGCCCGCGATGTGCGGCGTCCCCGCCTCGAAGCGGTTGGGGAGGGGCGCGTAGGTGGAGTGCTCCAGCTCCACCCACTCGATCATGTCGCCGCCGCCGTGGAAGGGGGGCATCGCCTCCAGCAGCGCGCGCCGCCCCCACAGGCCGCCCATCCCCGTGGGACCGCACATCTTGTGGCCGCTGAACGCGTAGAAGTCGCATCCCAGCGAGGGGACGTCCACCGGCAGGTGCGGCGCGGACTGGGCGCCGTCCACCAGCACGACCGCCCCCACCGAGTGGGCCCTCGCCGCGATCTCGCGCACCGGGTTGATCGTCCCCAGCGCGTTCGACACGTGGACGATGGAGACGAGCTTCGTGCGCTCCGTCAGCAGCTCGTCCAGGTTGGAGAGGTCCAGGCGCTGCTGGTCGTCGATGTCCAGGAAGCGCAGCTTCGCCCCGGTGCGCTGCGCGATGATCTGCCAGGGCACCAGGTTGCTGTGGTGCTCCATCACGGAGAGGAGTACCTCGTCGCCGGCGCGGAGGTTGGCGAGGCCCCAGCTGTAGGCCACCAGGTTGATGGCCTCGGTGGTGCCGCGCGTCCAGATCAGCTCCGCGGGGTCCGCGATCCCAAAGAGCGCCGCCACCTTGCCGCGCGCCAGCTCGAACGCCTCCGTGGCGCGCACCGAAAGGGTGTGCACCCCGCGGTGCACGTTGGCGTTGTCGTGCTCGTAGTACGCGGCCAGCGTGTCCAGCACCGCCCGCGGCTTCTGCGTGGACGCGGCGTTGTCCAGGTACACCAGCGGATGCCCGTTCACCTCCTGCTGGAGGATCGGGAAGTCCGCGCGGATCAGCTCCGCGTTGAGCACGGCCGGCATCTCGGCGATCAGCGACATGGGTGTTCCTGCCATCCAAAGGAAAACGATCTCACGCAGAGGCGCAGAGACGCAGAAGAGATCGCGGAGTTCTCTCCTGCGTCTCCGCGCCTCTGCGTGAGGCCCATCTGTTTTCAGCTATTCCGGCATGTCCACGAAGACGGAGTCGTTCTCCACGCGCGTGGTGAACACGGGCACCGGGCGCACGGCGGGCGGGCACTGGGGGATGCCGGTGCGCAGGTCGAACATGGCGCCGTGCCACTCGCAGGTGATGGTGCACTCGTCCGGGTCCACCTCGCCCGGGGAGAGCGGGAAGTCGCGGTGCGAGCAGTTGTCCTGCAGCGCGTAGAACTCGTCGCCCACGCGCGCCAGGCAGACCCGCACTCCGTTCAGCTCAACGTCGATGGCCGATGCCTCCGCCACGTCATCGACGGAGGCCGCGCGCACCCACACCACCGGCTACAGCCCCCGCCGCGCGAGCTTCAGCTCCACGGCGCGCACCAGCTCGGCGCGGACGCCTTCCAGCGGAAGCTGCTCCAGCACCTCGCCAAAGAAGCCGAACACCACCAGCCGCACCGCCTCGCTGCGCGGAATGCCGCGCGAGAGGAGGTAGAAGAGCTCCTCCTCGTCCAGCTGCCCCACCGTGGCGGCGTGCGAGCAGCGCACGTCGTCCGCCTGGATCTCCAGGTTGGGGAGCGAGTCGGCGCGGGCGCCGGTGCTCAGCAGGAGGTTGCGGTTGGTCTGGTACGCGTCGGTGCGCTGCGCCTTGGGGTGCACGCGGATCAGGCCGCGGAACACCGAGCGACCCGTGTCCTGCAGCGCCCCCTTGAAGAGCAGGTTGCTCGATGCGTGCGGCGCGATGTGGTCCTGCAGCGTCTCGTTGTCGAAGTGCTGCGTCCCCTGCGCGATGTACACGCCCAGCATGTCCACGTGCGCGCCCGGCGCCTGCAGCCTGCACTGCGCGTCCGCGCGGCTCAGGTCGCCGCCGAGGGTGGTGTAGAGCGTGGTGATCTTGGCGTCGCGCCCGGCCACCAGCCGGTCCGTGCTCAGGTGCGAGACCCCCGCCCCGAAGCGCTGCACGGACACGTACGTCACCTTGGCCCCGTCCTCCGCCACGATCTCCGCCGCGCCCACCGAGAGCGTGGGCGACGACATGGCGTCGGAGGCGAGCTCGTCCACGATGGCGATCTCGGCGCCGGCCTCGGCCACGATCAGCAGGCGCCCGAACGCCGCGGTCCCCGCGCCGCTCAGCCAGCGGTAGAGGCGCACGGGCGTCTCCACCCGCACGTTCTTCGGCACGTACAGGAAGAAGCCGCCGCTCCAGAAGGCGTTGCTCATGGCGGCGAACTTCCCCTCCTCGGGCGTCACGGCGCTCCCCAGGTAACGCTGCACCAGCTCGGCGTGCTCGGCGGCCGCGCTCTCCAGCGACATCAGGATCACGCCCTGCGACGCGAGCTCTGGCGGCAGGTCGCGCAGCACAACGGAGGCATCCACCTGCACCGCGCGCGCGCCCTCGCCCGCCTCGGCGATCAGAGCACGCAGCGCGGCAGGCAGCGCGTCGACCGTGGCGGGGGCGGCCTCGTCGGCGAAGGAGAAGGCATCCAGGCGCAGCATCCGCCCGATGTCGGTGTAGCGCCACTCCTCGGCTTCGGTGGTGGGCATGGGCGTTTCGGCGAAGACGCCGTGCGCCCGCTGCCGTGCCAGGCGCAGCCACTCCGCCTCCACCTTGCGCGCGGAAAGGATCTCCACCTGGTCGCGCGTGAAGACGCCGAGCGATTCGGCGGCGACAGATGTATTGGTCACGATGTCCAGGTCGGTAGAAAAGTGCGTTAGTGCGTAAGTGCGTGAGTGCGTTCGATGCCGGTGGGTGAGGCGGGAAGTGCGTGAGCGCGGGGTTTTTCCGCACTCACGCACTAACGCACTCACGCACCGCGGTTCACCCTACGCTCCCTTCCATCTCCAGCTCGATCAGCCGGTTCAGCTCC
The Longimicrobium sp. DNA segment above includes these coding regions:
- the fadI gene encoding acetyl-CoA C-acyltransferase FadI, whose product is MNGIGRRVAIIDGCRTPFAKSGSDFRDMTSTQLGKIAVRELLSRTELDVELIDHVVYGTVIQSVKEPNIAREVTLGSGIPPRVPSFTVGRACASSNQAITSAAEQIALGMADVVIAGGAESLTDVPILFSPEFRNALVRASKARTLPERLKAFATLRLKHLGPVTPAIAEPTTGMTMGESAEQMAQQNGITREEQDRWALRSHQLAAAATADGRLTAEIAPAYIPPKYDKVLQEDNGIRADTSLEKLSSLRPVFDKRYGTVTAGNASPLTDGASAVLLMSEEKAAALGYRPLGFIRSYAYAALAPNDQLLQGPVYAAPVALDRAGLTIKDIALLEIHEAFAAQVLSNLQWFDSDKIARERLGRDKAIGIPPEDRINVMGGSIAIGHPFGATGGRITVTLLNELRRRGEQFGMISVCAAGAMGFVMLVVAAPY
- a CDS encoding cysteine desulfurase codes for the protein MPAVLNAELIRADFPILQQEVNGHPLVYLDNAASTQKPRAVLDTLAAYYEHDNANVHRGVHTLSVRATEAFELARGKVAALFGIADPAELIWTRGTTEAINLVAYSWGLANLRAGDEVLLSVMEHHSNLVPWQIIAQRTGAKLRFLDIDDQQRLDLSNLDELLTERTKLVSIVHVSNALGTINPVREIAARAHSVGAVVLVDGAQSAPHLPVDVPSLGCDFYAFSGHKMCGPTGMGGLWGRRALLEAMPPFHGGGDMIEWVELEHSTYAPLPNRFEAGTPHIAGAVALGAAAEYLAGIGRDAILAHERTLLAYALERMADVPDLTVFGPRDPAERSGVISFTLGDVHPHDLGTILDAEGIAIRAGHHCAQPLMRRMGVGSTARASFYLYNTVDDVDRLMDGLGRARKLFGL
- a CDS encoding S8 family serine peptidase, whose protein sequence is MTKHPWLRTLAPVLAAVAFAACDRPATGPLGAARAPGELAPVHSAGPAAIPGRYIVVLENGVASAASVGREMVAAHGGRLHYSYENTIKGFAANLSPAAVEQLRRNPQVRYVSEDGWVTPDETQQNNATWGLDRIDQRALPLSTTFSYTPTGAGVKVYVIDTGIRTTHTEFNGRASVGADFVGDGQNGQDCHGHGTHVAGTIAGSTYGVAKSASVVAVRVFGCSGGAATSTIVAAVDWVTANAQKPAVANMSLGGSVSAPMNDAVAASIASGVVYAVAAGNESTDACSRSPASTPTALTVASSTSADLRSSFSNYGSCVDLFAPGSSITSAWSTGDAATNTISGTSMATPHVAGVAAAYLEDHPTATPAAVAQAILASGTVGAIGDAAGSPNNLLYSRLTPPVPAPSIVLNKSSLFFTFLRTQGTAAAAPAENAPAQRFTASGEGAPRQAAEDAGAVYGATLAGSTASLPVILSNGGTLNLNWTASSDRPWLSVAPGAGMLTPASSTTLSATVSSASLTAGSYTGKVAVRDTAAGIPSRFVDVTVQVTDVLPLQSGTPRTNLSGTYGSETYYAVTVPNGATSLSVTISGGTGDADLYVRYAEPPTQAAFDCRPYLNGNVERCDRSMPAAGTYYVMLYGWSSYSGVTLSANVTVPAVPVAPANLAAAIAGPAKVGLTWTDLSSNEMAFSLSRRVMTGDTTWSPWQYVSSPLANITATADSALSAGATYQYRISACNDAGCSAASQSSPVTLSAPALPTGAAAAAVAANRIQVTWTDASTTETSFTLARRLVNPDRSLGPPQPIGSVSANATVFADSTVTPGQTYRYQVRACNLAGCSAVAATANVTAPTIPVPPTNVVAALAAGSGVQVTWTDASANETSLTVARRTMNPDGSMGLSQTLGRLAAGAVSFTDATVTAGQTYRYFVRACNVAGCSAPGASANLAIPAP
- a CDS encoding SUF system NifU family Fe-S cluster assembly protein: MSLPLESVYQELILKHYRSSKHRGEVEEPSAAVAERNPLCGDDIFLTVRVREGIVEDVRFSGQGCAISQAAASMMCEHAVGKSWDEIHAVADRFRDLMHGNEEAARDRALGDMRALAGVAKLPRRVKCAMLGWDALAEAEKRASE
- the sufD gene encoding Fe-S cluster assembly protein SufD, producing the protein MTNTSVAAESLGVFTRDQVEILSARKVEAEWLRLARQRAHGVFAETPMPTTEAEEWRYTDIGRMLRLDAFSFADEAAPATVDALPAALRALIAEAGEGARAVQVDASVVLRDLPPELASQGVILMSLESAAAEHAELVQRYLGSAVTPEEGKFAAMSNAFWSGGFFLYVPKNVRVETPVRLYRWLSGAGTAAFGRLLIVAEAGAEIAIVDELASDAMSSPTLSVGAAEIVAEDGAKVTYVSVQRFGAGVSHLSTDRLVAGRDAKITTLYTTLGGDLSRADAQCRLQAPGAHVDMLGVYIAQGTQHFDNETLQDHIAPHASSNLLFKGALQDTGRSVFRGLIRVHPKAQRTDAYQTNRNLLLSTGARADSLPNLEIQADDVRCSHAATVGQLDEEELFYLLSRGIPRSEAVRLVVFGFFGEVLEQLPLEGVRAELVRAVELKLARRGL
- a CDS encoding non-heme iron oxygenase ferredoxin subunit is translated as MRAASVDDVAEASAIDVELNGVRVCLARVGDEFYALQDNCSHRDFPLSPGEVDPDECTITCEWHGAMFDLRTGIPQCPPAVRPVPVFTTRVENDSVFVDMPE